In Pirellula sp. SH-Sr6A, the DNA window CTTCCGCTGTAATAAAGAGATCTTGCTGCTGAACCGATTTGCGTCGACCAAGGGCCATCGTGCTCTCCTCCATGGCATCTGCGATGATCGATATAACGTAGCGCGAATCCAGACTTTTTCAACGGGCTGCTAAGCTTGCCCGAGTTCAAGATCCATTCGGGAACCTACTAGCGAGTGCCAAGGGAAGTGTGTTGATCAAGAGAGCAGAAGTCCTCCGGGCAGAACGGTTAGGAGGGAAGGAATGAAGATTCATTTCTTAAACGTTGGCCACGGTGACTGCACCATCATCGAGCATGATAGTGGTCGCATTACGATGATCGATATCAACAACGGTGATGATATTGATGAAACTTCGGCAAAGGAAATTGCTGCAGAGACCGCGTCACTCTACGACGACATGTACTTGGCGGTGGCCGAGGCTGCCGGTATCAAGAGAAAAGGCATATTAAAGACAGCCGGTTACGAAGTTCAACTGACCAATCCGCTGGAGTACTTCAAGCAACATTTTCCTAGCCGTGAGATTTTCCGATACATCCAATCGCATCCAGATCTAGACCACATGCGCGGGCTCAACGCATTGTGGAGCGAGGGCATTAAGATCCGCAACGTCTGGGATACTTGGCACTCCAAAGTCCCAGACTTCAAAACAGACAACGATCGAATCGACTGGGGTCGCTACCAACGATTGCGCAACGGCGAATGGCGCAGTCCAGGCGACGCGACGGTGTTGCGGTACTATCGCGGCACCAAAAGACCATACTTCAACCAAAACGCCGATTTGACAGATGGTGGAGACGGTATTTATGTTCTCGCACCTACCGCAGAGACAAACACAACGGCTAACACATCAAAAAATCACAATAACCTCAGCTATGTTCTCTATCTGGTGGCAAATGGCACGCGGATCATACTTGGCGGCGACGCCGAGGCTGACGTCTGGAAGTCTATTCATGACTACTATGGCAGCAATTTGAAGTGCGACATTTTGAAGGCCAGTCACCATGGTCGCGACTCGGGTTACTATCAACCTGCGGTCGCCGCGATGAAACCTGAGTACACGATCGTCTCTGTGGGCAAGAAACCACCTACGGATGCATCTAACAAGTACCGAGCGTATAGCAACAACGTTTGGTCAACTCGATGGAAAGGGGACATCGTAGTGAACATCCCTGCATACAGCCAACCAACCATTGACTCGGAGTACGATCGATGAAAGCAGACAAGAATTTTGATTTCTATGAGTTTGCTGGAATCGTTATGCCTGGTGCGATCTTGATCTTTGGCTTGGCGCAGGCTGAGACTCTGATTGCGCAAACCGTGCCGTTGAAGGACATGTCACTCGGCAGCTTGGGGGTGTTCTTGATCTTGTCTTATGCCGCGGGGCATTTAGTGCAAACCCTCGGAGGTTTCCTGGAAACGGCTTGGTGGTATCGACTCAGTACATGAGAAGAATGTGCGGCATGGTCATATTTCGACACTTCACCTCTGGCCCGCGCGCCGGCCGCTGGCTGCTTGTCGCGCGGCGCTGATTGCGACGCTTCTGCCTGACCCTGGAACGGCGGAGGGACGACGTGAGCTGTGCGAGAAGATCGCAGGCAAGGTCGTCAAGAAGATTGAACGAAAGAAAATGCCCAATGGTCAAATCGTCGAGCGAGTGAAGAAGGAAACCGAAGGCGGCATTTTGCACTGGGGACGTGAAACAGAAAACGCGGAAACGCTGCAGTGGTTTCGTGACGAGATTCGAAAGGCTTATGGAGGGCGAGCTCCCAAGGTACTCGATCCATTCGCTGGTGGTGGAGCAATCCCACTGGAAGCGATGCGACTTGGTTGCGAGGCGACCGCGGTGGATATCAACCCAGTGGCTTGGCTTATCCTGAAATGCACTCTTGAGTATCCGCAAAAATTGGCCGGGCAAACGCGGCCACTGCCCGAATTTATCTTGCGCAATGATGAGTTCATGACGGACTTTTTCAAAAAGGCCAAAGGTTACTCCAAGACGGAGGTTCGGGCGGCAATGACGAAGTTGCACGAGCGATTGAAGAAGCGAAAAAAGTGGAATGATAACAGCCAACCGCAACAGACCTTTGGATTCGTAAACGAAGGTGCTGAGGATGAAGGCGAATTGCAAGCAGATCCTGCTTGGCATGTTCGCGCTTGGGGGCAGTGGGTGCTTCAGCAAACGCGTCGCGACCTAGCGAAATACTACCCGACATACGCAGATTTTGAGCCGTTGAAGAAGAATAGTGTCGCTTACGAGTATCAACCAACAAAGTTGCTCAAACTAAAGGAAGACGGCACGCCAGATATAGAAGTTCTTAATGATGAGTTTTCTGATGATTATCTTGCAATTGAAGGTAATCCTCGATGGGTTGTTAAGCCAACTGTCGCTTTTCTTTGGGCCAGAACTGTTGCTTGCAAGAATTGCCGCGTCGTATTTCCCTTGATCAAAACGCTTTGGCTGGCGAAATCCGAGACTAAGCGCATCAAGCTCGAACTAACGGTTGACAAAGCAACAAGAGTTGTTGGCTTCAACATTATTCAAAACGAACCGGCAAAGGGAGGCAACGCAGCACAAAAGAGAGAACATGACAAACGTGTTGGTGAGGGAACGGTGACAAAGTCCGGCGGTAAATGTCCAGCATGTGGCGTTTTCATGACCAAGGCCGACATACAAATTGAGGGAATGAATGACCGTATTGGCCAAACTCTCACCGCTGTAGTAGTCGATGGTGGAAATGGGAAAGAGTACAGAAAGCCGACAGATATCGACCTATCTGCCTCATCATCAATTGAGTGCGAGATAGACAATATTTTTGCAAACATTCCATTTGGCATGCTCCATGAGCCTGTGATTTTGGATGCCAAGGGAAATACCTGGTGCTCTCTTTATGGAATCAATGAGTTTCACAAACTTTATAATTCGAGGCAGATGGCTGCACTTGGCAAATTGGTGCTGTCCACCCGAGAGATTTCTATTGAAGGCAGAAAGTATAGTTACGACGCTGAATGGACCGAGGGACTAGTTGGATTACTCACGCTGGCG includes these proteins:
- a CDS encoding ComEC/Rec2 family competence protein, with protein sequence MKIHFLNVGHGDCTIIEHDSGRITMIDINNGDDIDETSAKEIAAETASLYDDMYLAVAEAAGIKRKGILKTAGYEVQLTNPLEYFKQHFPSREIFRYIQSHPDLDHMRGLNALWSEGIKIRNVWDTWHSKVPDFKTDNDRIDWGRYQRLRNGEWRSPGDATVLRYYRGTKRPYFNQNADLTDGGDGIYVLAPTAETNTTANTSKNHNNLSYVLYLVANGTRIILGGDAEADVWKSIHDYYGSNLKCDILKASHHGRDSGYYQPAVAAMKPEYTIVSVGKKPPTDASNKYRAYSNNVWSTRWKGDIVVNIPAYSQPTIDSEYDR